From Penaeus vannamei isolate JL-2024 chromosome 12, ASM4276789v1, whole genome shotgun sequence, the proteins below share one genomic window:
- the LOC138863512 gene encoding anaphase-promoting complex subunit cdh1-like: protein MFRAKFSSNNNNGDNGAEDNNNINFNIASTSTSASNQNQLQHQLQHHINFNINFKSTSTSTLISTSTSTSTSTSTSTSTSTSTSTSTLTSTSTSTTSTSTSVSTTSTSNKHLHQLQININFNIINFNISFNININFSINNFNININLSINFNINFNTSFNNINFNINISININFKSTST from the coding sequence ATGTTTAGAGCAAAattcagtagcaataataataatggcgacaaCGGCGCcgaagacaataacaatatcaactttAACATCGCATCAACTTCAACATCAGCTTCAAATCAAAATCAACTTcaacatcaacttcaacatcacatcaacttcaacatcaacTTCAAATCAACATCAACTTCAACTTTGATATcaacatcaacttcaacatcaacttcaacatcaacttcaacatcaacttcaacatcaacttcaacatcaactttaacatcaacatcaacttcaACAACTTCAACATCAACTTCAGTATCAACAACATCAACTTCAAATAAACATCTTCATCAACTTCAAATCAACATCAACTTTAACATCATCAACTTCAACATAAgcttcaacatcaacatcaatttcAGTATCAACaacttcaacatcaacatcaacctcAGCATCAACTTCAATATCAACTTCAACACCAGCTTCAACAACATCAACTTCAACATtaacatcagcatcaacatcaacttCAAATCAACATCAACTTGA